From one Desulfobaculum bizertense DSM 18034 genomic stretch:
- a CDS encoding response regulator, translating into MQSQCPSMMAVHVLLCDDNKEFVDTLAERLQNRSFNVHVAYDGPSALKLAEERRFDAVVLDLQMPGMDGLETLERLKEFNEDLQILLLSGHATIQLGIEAMKLGAMDFMEKPVDIDLLTDKICVAQAKRLVLEEKHNEERVKEIIARTAW; encoded by the coding sequence ATGCAGAGCCAATGCCCATCCATGATGGCTGTTCATGTTTTGCTTTGTGACGACAACAAAGAGTTTGTCGACACCCTCGCAGAACGTCTCCAAAATCGGAGCTTTAATGTTCATGTGGCCTATGACGGTCCCTCAGCACTGAAACTCGCCGAGGAACGCCGTTTCGACGCCGTTGTCCTCGATCTTCAGATGCCCGGTATGGACGGACTCGAGACCCTTGAACGACTCAAAGAATTTAACGAAGATCTTCAGATTCTGTTGCTCTCCGGCCACGCAACTATTCAACTCGGTATTGAGGCAATGAAACTCGGCGCTATGGACTTCATGGAGAAGCCCGTCGACATCGACCTCCTTACTGATAAAATTTGCGTCGCTCAGGCAAAACGCCTCGTCCTCGAAGAAAAGCACAACGAGGAACGCGTTAAAGAAATTATCGCCCGCACTGCGTGGTAA
- a CDS encoding response regulator, with the protein MHILLVDDEAELVETLAERLELRGIDTDYALDGGKALSLVQEKAYDVVIVDMKMPGASGIDVMHSLNRARPGMKFIFMTGHGSEQDRDAGCEAGACDYLMKPVQLDLLLERVKAALQL; encoded by the coding sequence GTGCATATTTTGCTGGTTGATGACGAGGCTGAACTTGTAGAAACTCTCGCGGAGCGTCTTGAGCTTCGTGGAATCGATACGGACTACGCGCTTGATGGCGGAAAGGCATTGTCTCTTGTTCAGGAAAAAGCTTACGACGTGGTTATCGTCGATATGAAAATGCCTGGAGCCAGCGGTATTGACGTCATGCATAGCCTTAACCGGGCACGCCCCGGAATGAAATTTATCTTTATGACTGGGCACGGATCAGAACAGGACCGCGATGCTGGCTGCGAAGCTGGAGCCTGTGACTATTTGATGAAACCTGTCCAGCTGGACCTTTTACTTGAGCGGGTAAAGGCTGCCTTGCAGCTCTAA
- a CDS encoding sensor histidine kinase: MARLFRIARPRFWSKEDSQSDSIMNYRRLWALVVTVMLLVSIVPLCVMSFADFSLSREKAEADNTFRVSRLVSNSKHTIANFIEERRAALEFVVSHLSRERLSDQAELGRVLLNLKRSFGGVYDIGFVDSSGMQLAYSGPLNLTGRDYSSQDWFREVLTRGVYISPVFRGFRDVPHMVIAIKHDDADGDYYILRATLDTARFNDLLLSLNIWKGGDIFIMDRQGILQTPTRRSGRVLQKAPYPVPAYSDSTKLIDIVDSVGHPMTMGYAYIKGTPYILTLVTSKKDVMNTWWEARLEILGFSILSIWAIVFVVLGVSSTLVSRVYDADQRRMVAMHNAEHSNKMASIGRLAAGVAHEVNNPLAVINEKAGLMKDLLSFGKSVEDQKEKFLKLTDSILASVQRCGTITHRLLGFARHIDVRLEELDIEPVVREVLSFLEKEAEYRGLEVSVDSDPDVPPVNSDRGQLQQVFLNIVNNAFAAVDDGGRIKIGIRNLDAKHVIVDITDNGCGITEEHLKHIFEPFFSTKGEKGTGLGLSITYGLVQKLGAEMTVDSTVGVGTTFHIVFPVKS; the protein is encoded by the coding sequence ATGGCTCGCCTGTTTCGCATCGCACGTCCCCGCTTCTGGTCGAAAGAAGATTCTCAAAGCGACAGCATCATGAATTACCGACGGCTTTGGGCGCTCGTCGTCACCGTCATGCTTCTGGTTTCCATTGTCCCCCTGTGTGTCATGTCGTTTGCGGACTTTAGTCTCAGCAGAGAAAAAGCCGAAGCAGACAACACCTTCCGTGTTTCCCGTCTTGTTTCCAATTCAAAGCATACTATTGCCAATTTTATTGAAGAGCGCCGGGCTGCGCTTGAATTTGTCGTCAGTCATCTTTCTCGCGAGCGTCTGTCAGATCAGGCTGAGCTTGGTCGGGTTTTGCTGAATCTCAAGCGAAGTTTTGGCGGAGTGTATGACATCGGCTTTGTGGACAGCAGCGGCATGCAGCTTGCCTATTCTGGGCCGCTTAACCTGACTGGCCGCGATTATTCTTCGCAGGACTGGTTTCGGGAAGTCTTGACTCGCGGAGTGTACATCAGCCCGGTTTTCCGTGGCTTTCGTGATGTGCCGCACATGGTCATTGCCATAAAGCATGATGACGCCGACGGTGACTATTATATTTTGCGGGCCACGCTGGACACGGCGCGGTTCAACGATTTGCTGCTTTCTCTCAATATCTGGAAGGGCGGCGATATTTTTATCATGGACAGGCAGGGAATTTTGCAGACCCCAACGCGCCGGTCTGGTCGCGTTTTGCAAAAGGCACCGTATCCTGTTCCGGCCTATTCTGATTCCACAAAGCTTATTGATATTGTGGACAGTGTCGGCCACCCCATGACTATGGGCTATGCCTACATCAAGGGAACCCCCTACATCCTGACCCTTGTGACTTCAAAGAAAGATGTTATGAATACGTGGTGGGAAGCTCGCCTTGAAATTCTTGGCTTTTCCATCCTGAGCATCTGGGCCATCGTTTTTGTTGTCCTTGGTGTTTCTTCCACTCTTGTGAGTCGCGTGTATGACGCGGACCAGCGGCGCATGGTTGCCATGCACAATGCCGAGCATTCAAACAAGATGGCGTCGATTGGCCGTTTGGCTGCTGGTGTCGCTCATGAGGTGAACAACCCCCTTGCAGTCATTAACGAGAAGGCTGGTCTCATGAAAGACCTGCTTTCCTTTGGCAAGAGTGTGGAAGATCAAAAGGAGAAGTTCCTCAAGCTGACGGATTCTATTTTAGCATCGGTACAGCGTTGTGGAACGATTACGCATCGTCTGCTGGGCTTTGCCCGGCACATTGATGTGCGGCTGGAAGAGCTGGATATCGAACCCGTGGTTCGGGAGGTCTTGAGCTTTCTTGAGAAAGAGGCAGAATATCGGGGGCTTGAGGTCTCTGTCGATTCTGACCCCGATGTGCCGCCGGTCAACAGCGACCGGGGACAGCTTCAGCAGGTCTTTTTGAACATTGTCAACAACGCCTTTGCTGCCGTGGATGACGGCGGGCGCATTAAGATCGGCATTCGAAACCTTGATGCCAAGCATGTGATTGTGGACATTACAGACAACGGCTGTGGCATAACTGAAGAGCATCTCAAGCATATCTTTGAACCATTTTTCTCCACCAAAGGTGAGAAAGGTACAGGTCTTGGACTGTCCATTACCTATGGGCTTGTTCAGAAACTTGGCGCAGAAATGACGGTGGACAGCACTGTGGGAGTTGGAACAACCTTTCACATTGTGTTCCCCGTGAAGAGTTAA
- a CDS encoding response regulator, whose product MAIIDIFNASYVRAEEVSARVASELGLAVVRDEELLSKASERYGIAESRLHKTMFGKTSVFNSFTHERERNVACLRAIVAEELSRDDLMLFGWGGLLAPRSISHMLRVLLVADMGFRVSHAVGTENVSAEEAGKLVAQEDENLLAWSQFVAGRPPFDEALYDLVAPMGSRSVDDIAGLVIENARRGVLVQTAQSVQAVKDFKLQAQVALSLAQAGHIVGVEASQGVVTLTINKNVIMLSRLEDELKRLTVAVDGVQEVVTRVGKDFYQADIYRRADFSLPNKVLLVDDEREFVETLSERLTMRDIGSAVVYDGPQALNLMEEEEPEVMILDLKMPGMDGIEVLRRVRRNHPNVAVIILTGHGSEKDRETCMELGAFAYLQKPVDIDSLSATVKNAYEKVNAS is encoded by the coding sequence ATGGCTATCATCGACATTTTCAACGCGTCCTACGTGCGGGCAGAAGAAGTTTCGGCCCGGGTCGCTTCCGAGCTTGGACTTGCAGTTGTTCGTGATGAAGAACTCCTTTCCAAAGCTTCGGAGCGGTATGGGATTGCTGAATCTCGACTGCATAAAACCATGTTTGGCAAGACCAGCGTGTTCAATTCCTTTACGCATGAGCGTGAGCGAAATGTGGCGTGCTTGCGGGCTATTGTGGCCGAAGAGCTGAGCAGGGATGACCTGATGCTCTTTGGATGGGGCGGGCTTTTGGCTCCGCGTTCCATCTCGCATATGCTGCGTGTCCTGCTCGTGGCCGACATGGGCTTCCGTGTTTCTCATGCTGTGGGCACAGAAAATGTGTCTGCGGAGGAAGCAGGAAAGCTGGTTGCGCAGGAAGACGAGAACCTGCTGGCGTGGAGTCAGTTCGTTGCTGGGCGTCCGCCCTTTGACGAAGCACTCTATGATTTGGTCGCTCCAATGGGGTCCCGTTCTGTGGACGACATTGCCGGGCTGGTCATTGAAAATGCCCGCCGTGGTGTTCTGGTGCAGACTGCGCAGTCTGTGCAGGCTGTGAAGGACTTTAAACTTCAGGCACAGGTAGCACTCTCTCTGGCACAGGCTGGCCACATTGTGGGCGTCGAAGCCAGTCAGGGCGTTGTGACCCTGACCATCAACAAGAACGTCATCATGCTTTCCCGTCTTGAGGACGAGCTGAAACGTCTGACTGTTGCTGTTGATGGTGTGCAGGAAGTTGTGACCCGTGTGGGCAAGGACTTTTATCAGGCCGACATTTACCGTCGTGCTGACTTTAGTCTGCCAAACAAGGTCCTTTTGGTTGACGACGAGCGCGAGTTTGTCGAAACCTTGTCCGAACGTCTGACTATGCGTGATATTGGTTCTGCGGTTGTGTATGACGGCCCGCAGGCTCTGAACCTCATGGAGGAAGAAGAGCCAGAGGTTATGATTCTGGACCTGAAAATGCCCGGCATGGATGGCATTGAGGTCCTGCGTCGCGTTCGCCGCAACCACCCCAATGTTGCAGTGATTATCCTGACAGGCCACGGTTCCGAAAAGGATCGCGAGACCTGTATGGAGCTTGGTGCCTTTGCCTATCTGCAAAAGCCTGTGGACATTGACAGTCTGTCTGCCACAGTGAAAAATGCGTATGAAAAGGTCAATGCATCCTAA
- a CDS encoding SulP family inorganic anion transporter has product MLTRIFPFLSWIKGYGAKELRADFTSGLTVALVLIPQSMAYAQLAGLPAYYGLYASFLPPMIAALFGSSRQLATGPVAVVSLMTAASLEPLATAGSEAFVVYAILLAFTVGLFQFLLGALRLGLVVNFLSHPVVNGFTNAAALIIATSQLSKLFGVYVDKAAHHYETIIRVVEAAVDYTHWPTLLMAILAFVIMIGLKRLAPKVPNVLVAVVITTLLSWAIGFEHNTTADLSTVQSTEAQQAVQEFNKIIHTIPVLGEKRTELNGLYADAVQNQGLTSIPALDYKHDIEVVNIRIENLKHKAHAWRARLRHMKFAGVEQGNSIVFYDYDAVPDGLTTDGRLWRIKVGNKELKTDSLKMMGGGAVVGVVPSGLPSFTVPKLDLGSILQLLPYAAIISLLGFMEAISIAKAMAAKTGQRLDPNQELIGQGLANMVGAIGKSYPASGSFSRSAVNLASGAVTGLSSVFTSLVVLIVLMFFTPLLYHLPQSVLASVIMMAVIGLLNVHGFIHAWKAQWYDGAISIITFLCTLGFAPHLDKGIMVGVVLSLGVFLYKSMRPTVAALSMSPEKSLRDSAVYGLKECEHVAVIRFDGPLFFANASYLEDRITDIIQTKRNLRHILLVANGINDMDASGEEALSLIVKRVRSAGYGMSLSGVNEKVMSVMERTHLLESIGEENIYETQAEALPAIHAKAHEGSDEKECPLTEVCPI; this is encoded by the coding sequence ATGCTGACCCGAATTTTCCCATTCCTCTCTTGGATCAAGGGATATGGCGCCAAAGAACTTCGTGCTGACTTTACCTCAGGACTGACCGTTGCTCTGGTGCTTATTCCCCAGTCAATGGCATACGCTCAGCTTGCTGGTCTGCCAGCGTATTATGGCTTGTATGCCTCTTTCCTGCCGCCAATGATCGCCGCTCTGTTTGGATCGAGTCGCCAGCTCGCGACTGGTCCTGTGGCTGTGGTCTCGCTCATGACGGCAGCTTCTCTCGAACCTCTTGCCACTGCCGGAAGTGAAGCGTTTGTTGTGTATGCCATTTTGCTGGCGTTCACAGTCGGCCTGTTCCAGTTCTTACTCGGTGCCTTGCGCCTGGGACTGGTGGTCAACTTCCTGTCTCATCCGGTTGTTAACGGTTTTACAAATGCTGCGGCACTTATCATCGCCACCAGCCAGCTCTCCAAGCTGTTTGGTGTTTATGTAGACAAGGCCGCGCACCACTATGAGACAATTATCCGTGTTGTTGAAGCGGCAGTGGATTATACGCACTGGCCGACTCTTTTAATGGCGATACTCGCGTTTGTGATTATGATTGGCCTGAAACGCCTCGCACCGAAGGTGCCAAACGTTCTGGTCGCTGTTGTTATCACAACGCTTCTTTCATGGGCCATTGGCTTTGAGCATAACACGACTGCGGACCTGTCGACTGTTCAGTCGACCGAGGCCCAGCAGGCTGTGCAGGAATTCAACAAGATTATTCACACGATCCCGGTCCTTGGCGAAAAGCGGACGGAGCTGAATGGCCTGTATGCTGACGCCGTGCAGAATCAGGGGCTGACCTCGATCCCTGCGCTTGATTACAAGCATGACATCGAAGTCGTGAATATTCGTATTGAAAACCTGAAGCACAAGGCTCACGCATGGCGTGCCCGTCTGCGGCACATGAAGTTTGCCGGTGTTGAACAGGGAAACAGCATTGTTTTCTATGACTATGATGCTGTTCCTGATGGACTGACAACTGATGGTCGCCTCTGGCGCATCAAGGTTGGCAACAAGGAACTCAAGACCGATTCCCTCAAAATGATGGGTGGCGGCGCCGTTGTTGGTGTGGTTCCGAGTGGCCTTCCGTCCTTTACTGTCCCCAAGCTTGACCTCGGGAGTATCCTCCAGCTTTTGCCCTACGCTGCGATTATTTCGTTGCTTGGTTTTATGGAAGCTATTTCCATTGCAAAGGCTATGGCTGCAAAAACAGGTCAGCGCCTGGACCCGAACCAGGAACTTATTGGTCAGGGCCTCGCCAACATGGTGGGTGCTATTGGCAAGAGTTATCCCGCGTCCGGATCCTTCTCCCGTTCTGCTGTTAACCTCGCATCTGGCGCAGTCACAGGTCTGTCCAGCGTGTTTACCTCGCTGGTGGTTCTCATTGTGCTGATGTTCTTTACGCCACTTCTGTATCACTTGCCTCAGTCTGTGCTGGCTTCGGTCATCATGATGGCTGTTATTGGCCTTTTGAACGTGCATGGTTTCATTCACGCATGGAAGGCTCAGTGGTATGATGGCGCTATCTCAATTATAACCTTCCTCTGTACCCTTGGCTTTGCTCCGCATCTGGACAAGGGCATTATGGTGGGTGTTGTTCTGTCTCTTGGTGTCTTTTTGTACAAGAGCATGCGCCCAACCGTTGCCGCCCTGTCTATGTCGCCAGAAAAGAGCCTTCGGGACAGTGCCGTATATGGCCTGAAAGAGTGTGAGCATGTGGCGGTGATTCGTTTTGACGGACCGCTGTTCTTTGCAAATGCAAGCTATCTTGAAGACCGTATTACGGATATCATTCAGACCAAGCGCAATCTTCGCCACATCCTGCTTGTTGCCAACGGCATCAATGACATGGACGCATCTGGTGAAGAAGCGCTGTCCCTGATTGTCAAGCGAGTGCGTAGCGCTGGTTACGGCATGTCACTTTCTGGTGTGAACGAGAAAGTCATGTCCGTGATGGAGCGGACCCATTTGCTGGAATCCATTGGTGAGGAGAATATTTATGAGACTCAGGCAGAGGCATTGCCAGCCATTCATGCAAAGGCGCACGAAGGCTCTGACGAAAAGGAATGCCCTCTGACTGAAGTCTGCCCGATCTAA
- a CDS encoding TetR/AcrR family transcriptional regulator has translation MSYKGKILETAKELFATRGYKDTSIAEISRHSGAAEGTIFHHFRSKEEIYVSVLDHVKDEIVSKVEAGVAAKMYGNGLEMVLEYVSMFFRLSEQMHTEFRLLFRSHLYSLAGIHPALRKDVEEIYNCFVDILVEAIRKGLRDGSIKPDVSAEHRGLIIFSMMTGLLRFRMLNLFPVRAMYDDVLISCENMLNP, from the coding sequence ATGTCGTACAAAGGAAAGATACTGGAAACAGCAAAGGAACTTTTTGCAACCCGTGGTTACAAAGATACATCGATTGCAGAGATTTCTCGCCATTCAGGGGCCGCTGAAGGAACGATTTTTCATCACTTTCGCAGCAAGGAAGAGATTTATGTCTCGGTTCTTGACCACGTGAAGGATGAAATTGTTTCCAAGGTGGAGGCGGGAGTTGCAGCAAAAATGTATGGCAACGGCTTGGAGATGGTTCTGGAGTATGTGTCCATGTTTTTCCGACTGTCGGAGCAGATGCACACAGAATTTCGGCTTCTTTTCAGATCCCACTTGTATTCTCTGGCCGGAATTCACCCTGCACTGCGCAAGGATGTTGAGGAAATTTATAACTGTTTTGTCGACATCCTTGTGGAAGCCATCCGAAAAGGTTTGCGGGATGGATCAATTAAGCCTGACGTTTCTGCCGAGCATCGTGGACTGATTATTTTTTCCATGATGACTGGCCTTTTGAGATTTCGGATGCTGAATCTGTTCCCCGTGAGAGCCATGTACGATGACGTGCTGATTTCATGCGAAAACATGCTCAATCCCTAA
- a CDS encoding M48 family metalloprotease, which translates to MLSDMMNRREFLYLSGITSAVFLAGCAINPVTGEQQLMFVSPQQEIALDKKSSPHQFSSDYGATSDKKVNAYVSRTGLAMARHTHRPDMPYSFRCVDAVYVNAYAFPGGSIACTRGILLTLQNEAELSALLGHEMGHVNARHTASRMSKGMLISAVAAGVSAFAATKRKEYAAIAAGLGGAASGALLAFYSREDERQADSLGMQYMVRTGYSPSGMVGLQTHLLNMHKSRPNPMQILFASHPMSEERVRNAELQMDTEFLHDKNKPLYRERYMDNTASLRAKRKPIMQLQDGEKLMQQKKYPQAEQKFSSALKAMPNDYAGLLMMSKCTLAQNKAQVAQSYADKAKRAKPGEAQALHMAGISRLVRQDFSGAEQQFRTYEQRLPGNPNTVYLRGLSLEGMGKKEAAAQEYGRYLQSGAQGDMAKRAYRKLQNWGYIRQR; encoded by the coding sequence ATGCTTTCAGACATGATGAACAGGCGAGAGTTTCTCTATCTTTCAGGAATAACGTCCGCAGTATTTCTTGCTGGATGTGCAATAAATCCGGTTACTGGAGAGCAGCAGCTCATGTTTGTTTCTCCACAACAGGAAATTGCGCTCGACAAAAAGAGTTCTCCACACCAGTTTTCCTCGGACTACGGGGCCACATCCGACAAGAAAGTTAACGCCTATGTTTCACGGACCGGACTGGCTATGGCCCGGCACACGCACCGCCCGGACATGCCATATTCATTTCGCTGTGTTGATGCGGTCTACGTCAATGCTTATGCATTCCCAGGTGGCTCTATTGCATGTACAAGAGGCATCTTGCTGACCTTACAAAATGAAGCAGAGCTTTCTGCCCTGCTTGGGCACGAGATGGGACACGTCAATGCACGCCACACCGCATCCCGCATGTCAAAAGGCATGCTGATTTCTGCCGTTGCCGCTGGTGTTTCTGCATTCGCAGCAACAAAACGTAAAGAATACGCCGCGATTGCAGCCGGACTTGGTGGCGCAGCCTCAGGTGCCCTGCTCGCTTTTTACAGCCGCGAAGACGAACGTCAGGCTGATTCACTCGGTATGCAGTACATGGTCCGTACTGGCTACTCTCCTTCGGGCATGGTCGGCCTGCAAACACATCTGCTCAATATGCACAAATCCCGCCCGAATCCCATGCAGATTCTTTTTGCCTCCCACCCCATGAGCGAAGAGCGGGTGCGCAATGCCGAGCTGCAAATGGATACGGAATTTCTGCATGACAAAAACAAGCCGCTCTATCGTGAGCGCTACATGGACAACACGGCCTCGCTCCGGGCCAAACGCAAGCCCATCATGCAGCTTCAGGACGGCGAAAAGCTCATGCAGCAAAAAAAATACCCACAGGCTGAACAAAAATTCAGCTCAGCGCTCAAGGCCATGCCCAATGATTACGCAGGGCTGCTTATGATGAGTAAATGCACACTGGCCCAGAACAAGGCACAGGTCGCCCAGAGCTATGCAGACAAAGCCAAACGCGCCAAGCCCGGTGAAGCACAGGCCCTGCACATGGCGGGCATCTCCCGGCTTGTGCGTCAGGACTTTAGCGGTGCAGAGCAGCAGTTCAGAACCTACGAGCAGCGCTTGCCCGGCAATCCAAACACCGTATATCTGCGCGGTTTATCTCTGGAAGGAATGGGGAAAAAAGAAGCAGCCGCACAGGAGTACGGCCGCTATTTGCAGTCTGGAGCACAAGGCGACATGGCCAAGCGTGCCTACCGAAAGCTTCAAAACTGGGGATATATCCGCCAGCGCTAA
- a CDS encoding transporter substrate-binding domain-containing diguanylate cyclase, producing the protein MKDVSVTPCAGARGVLWAVWVLFCLLFLHPECSFAEAQVEASPRLVTIGSHDLPGFFSYIGGVKTGFGVELCREIARRAGDDVRFESATWGEVLNHARTESNYGALPAARSKNRESHFKWVGPLLFKRYWLFTHHSNKKHISSLAEARNAEAIAVVRGSFLEHYLVDAGFTNIISLSDASQCLRELGDGRVDYFVSDEEVVDGLSHSAGYSPSTFRPDFLLYENPSYIAFSLKTPCSVSESWQRALGEMKRDGTYRTLFRAWFPENKKYFYSGGDALPIVFSPQERQWLKEHKVVRVALDPGFPPFEFWDSAGRPAGMATDYLSLVSRMTGVQFHYVRTGSWMESMELLRRREADILPAMLRTEERLDFVAFSAPYQHSIVVAMTRTEHPFRTRLDEFRKERLAVVKGYALYPGTELLRKREYRNIESALNAVSTGEADFYIGNLAALSHVARSAGLTNLKVSCRIGRGRHALRMGIRSDWAEFAGIISKVLSVIPVQEQSLIYDRWVRLPHERPVSLNSVLWWVIRLGVPVLCIFLFLWWRNSRLRHEICDRKAAEAALRESEQRLSMALDSPDYGLWELFIPSRELHVPERLFQENLGYLSYQVPSNSAVLRKMLHPKDLILLEQSLNRYLTGLDPEFSFEFRIANSSGHWMWLHIMGRVVGWNSEGTPSRLLGLCTDITSRKELEDRMREQVTTDCLTQVSTRRHFFDLGHREIARARRERTPIGVLMIDADHFKQVNDRLGHAAGDTALRTLAAVGRELIRDIDLFGRLGGEEFAVILPGAGLEDALNVAERLRREVENRVPCELGPLGHGMLKFTISIGVASSFGGEETLDSLLSRADVALYEAKKAGRNAVRCSVTPEKFMTPLLLPPDEQEKRDA; encoded by the coding sequence ATGAAGGATGTCTCTGTCACCCCCTGCGCTGGTGCTCGCGGTGTACTGTGGGCCGTGTGGGTGCTTTTTTGCCTTCTCTTTCTCCATCCTGAATGTTCTTTTGCCGAGGCACAGGTCGAGGCTTCTCCTCGTCTTGTGACGATTGGCTCTCACGATCTCCCTGGATTTTTTTCGTACATTGGCGGCGTCAAGACGGGCTTTGGCGTTGAACTGTGCCGGGAAATTGCCCGCCGCGCAGGCGATGACGTTCGCTTTGAATCGGCCACGTGGGGCGAGGTGCTGAACCATGCCCGAACTGAAAGTAACTATGGGGCGCTCCCTGCGGCCCGGTCCAAGAATCGTGAATCACACTTTAAGTGGGTCGGCCCGCTTTTGTTCAAGCGCTACTGGCTGTTCACGCATCATTCCAACAAAAAACATATTAGCTCACTTGCTGAAGCCAGAAATGCCGAAGCGATTGCCGTGGTTCGCGGATCTTTCTTGGAGCATTATCTGGTTGATGCGGGCTTTACGAATATCATCAGCCTGAGTGATGCAAGCCAGTGCCTGCGGGAGCTTGGAGACGGGCGCGTTGACTATTTTGTGTCTGACGAGGAAGTCGTGGATGGCCTGTCTCATTCTGCGGGCTATTCTCCCTCCACGTTCCGGCCTGACTTCCTCCTTTATGAAAATCCTTCCTACATTGCTTTTTCACTGAAAACGCCGTGCTCGGTTTCCGAAAGCTGGCAGCGGGCACTTGGCGAGATGAAGCGGGACGGCACGTATCGGACGCTGTTCCGGGCGTGGTTTCCTGAGAATAAAAAATATTTTTACTCAGGTGGAGACGCGCTCCCCATTGTGTTTTCCCCACAGGAACGCCAGTGGCTCAAGGAACATAAAGTTGTGCGGGTTGCCCTCGATCCCGGCTTTCCCCCTTTTGAGTTTTGGGACAGCGCAGGGCGGCCTGCAGGGATGGCTACGGATTACCTGTCCCTTGTTTCCCGAATGACAGGCGTGCAGTTTCATTATGTCCGTACGGGGTCGTGGATGGAGTCTATGGAACTCCTTAGGCGGCGGGAAGCAGACATTTTGCCAGCCATGCTGAGGACAGAAGAGCGACTTGATTTTGTTGCTTTTTCAGCGCCATATCAGCATTCCATCGTGGTGGCCATGACCCGGACAGAACACCCGTTTCGGACTCGGCTCGATGAGTTCCGCAAGGAGCGTCTGGCTGTGGTGAAAGGCTATGCCCTGTATCCGGGGACTGAGCTACTGCGAAAACGGGAATACCGGAATATTGAATCTGCGCTGAATGCCGTTTCCACAGGGGAAGCTGATTTTTATATTGGGAATCTGGCTGCGTTGAGCCATGTTGCGCGCTCTGCTGGCCTGACAAATCTCAAGGTCTCCTGCCGCATTGGGCGAGGCAGGCATGCCTTGCGAATGGGGATTCGCAGCGACTGGGCAGAGTTTGCCGGGATTATATCCAAAGTCTTGAGCGTGATCCCGGTGCAGGAGCAGAGCCTCATTTATGACCGTTGGGTTCGACTTCCGCATGAGCGGCCTGTCAGCCTGAACTCTGTCTTGTGGTGGGTGATTCGTCTTGGCGTGCCCGTGCTGTGCATTTTCCTTTTTTTGTGGTGGCGAAATTCCCGTCTTCGTCACGAAATTTGTGACAGGAAGGCCGCCGAAGCCGCCCTGCGGGAAAGTGAGCAGCGTTTGTCCATGGCCTTGGACAGTCCTGATTACGGGCTGTGGGAGCTGTTTATCCCGTCGCGAGAACTCCATGTCCCGGAGCGCCTTTTTCAGGAAAACCTTGGCTACCTTTCCTATCAGGTCCCAAGTAATTCTGCTGTGCTGCGAAAGATGCTGCATCCCAAGGACCTGATTCTTCTTGAACAGAGCCTGAACCGCTATCTGACAGGGCTGGACCCTGAATTTTCTTTTGAATTCCGCATTGCCAACTCCTCAGGGCACTGGATGTGGCTGCACATCATGGGGCGTGTTGTGGGGTGGAACTCAGAAGGTACTCCGTCTCGGCTTTTGGGCCTGTGTACGGACATCACCAGCCGAAAAGAGCTTGAAGACAGAATGCGCGAGCAGGTGACGACCGACTGTCTGACTCAGGTCTCGACGCGTCGGCATTTCTTTGATCTTGGTCATCGTGAAATAGCACGGGCCAGGCGGGAACGGACGCCCATTGGCGTGCTGATGATTGACGCAGACCATTTTAAGCAGGTCAATGACCGCCTTGGGCATGCCGCAGGGGACACTGCGCTGCGGACCCTGGCTGCGGTTGGGCGTGAGCTTATTCGGGATATTGATCTGTTTGGACGTCTTGGTGGTGAGGAATTTGCCGTGATTTTGCCCGGAGCAGGGCTTGAGGACGCCCTGAATGTGGCAGAGCGTCTGCGGCGCGAAGTCGAGAACAGGGTGCCCTGTGAGCTTGGTCCGCTTGGGCATGGTATGCTGAAATTTACCATCAGCATTGGCGTTGCCTCAAGCTTTGGCGGTGAGGAGACCCTTGATTCTCTTCTGTCGCGGGCAGATGTTGCCTTGTATGAAGCAAAGAAAGCAGGGCGCAATGCCGTGCGCTGTTCTGTTACTCCAGAGAAATTTATGACGCCGCTTCTGCTGCCTCCTGATGAGCAGGAAAAGCGCGACGCATAG